A genomic segment from Lutibacter sp. A80 encodes:
- the rplQ gene encoding 50S ribosomal protein L17 has product MRHGKKFNHLGRQTAHRKAMFANMACSLIEHKRINTTVAKAKALRQYVEPLITKSKDDTTHNRRVVFSYLRNKFAVTELFKEISVKVADRPGGYLRIIKLGNRQGDNAPMAMVELVDYNTIYNPNNKAKKKTTRRGRSKKVQETVVETVDKSEDVKEDN; this is encoded by the coding sequence ATGAGACACGGAAAGAAATTTAACCACTTAGGAAGACAAACAGCGCATAGAAAAGCTATGTTTGCTAATATGGCTTGTTCTTTAATTGAACATAAGCGTATTAATACAACAGTTGCTAAAGCTAAAGCTTTAAGACAATATGTAGAGCCTCTAATTACTAAATCTAAAGACGATACTACACATAACCGTAGAGTTGTATTTAGTTATTTAAGAAATAAATTTGCTGTAACAGAATTATTTAAAGAAATTTCTGTAAAAGTAGCTGATAGACCAGGAGGTTATTTACGTATTATTAAATTAGGAAATCGTCAAGGAGATAACGCTCCTATGGCAATGGTTGAACTAGTAGATTATAATACTATTTATAACCCTAATAATAAAGCTAAAAAGAAAACTACACGTAGAGGTAGATCTAAAAAAGTTCAAGAAACAGTTGTTGAAACTGTTGATAAATCTGAAGATGTAAAAGAAGATAATTAA
- a CDS encoding DNA-directed RNA polymerase subunit alpha: protein MAILNFQKPDKVIMIDSTDFQGRFEFRPLEQGFGLTVGNALRRVLLSSLEGFAITSLRIEGIEHEFSTVKGVVEDVTEIILNLKQVRFKKQIEDSDRETVNVSISNQEQLTAGDLQKYISGFQVLNHDLVICNMEKSVSLDFEITIEKGRGFVPADENKKSGVALGTIFTDSIFTPIINVKYAVENFRVEQKTDYEKLVFDITTDGSIAPKDALTEAAKILIHHFMLFSDERITLEADEIAQTETYDEESLHMRQLLKTKLVDMDLSVRALNCLKAAEVDTLGDLVSFNKNDLMKFRNFGKKSLTELDELVHNKGLSFGMDLSKYKLDKD, encoded by the coding sequence ATGGCAATTTTAAATTTTCAAAAGCCCGATAAAGTAATTATGATTGATTCTACCGATTTTCAAGGTAGATTCGAATTTAGACCGTTAGAACAAGGATTTGGTTTAACAGTTGGTAATGCTTTAAGAAGAGTGCTTTTATCTTCATTAGAAGGTTTTGCAATAACATCACTTCGTATTGAAGGTATTGAACACGAGTTTTCTACTGTTAAAGGTGTTGTAGAAGATGTAACCGAAATTATTTTAAACTTAAAACAAGTACGTTTTAAGAAACAAATAGAAGATTCAGATAGAGAAACTGTTAATGTTTCAATATCTAATCAAGAGCAATTAACAGCTGGAGATTTACAAAAATATATTTCAGGTTTTCAAGTGTTAAATCACGATCTAGTTATCTGTAATATGGAAAAATCTGTTTCTTTAGATTTTGAAATTACAATAGAAAAAGGAAGAGGTTTTGTACCTGCCGATGAAAATAAAAAGTCTGGAGTTGCATTAGGAACTATTTTTACAGATTCTATTTTTACACCAATAATAAATGTAAAATATGCTGTTGAAAACTTCCGTGTAGAACAAAAAACTGATTACGAAAAATTAGTTTTTGATATTACTACTGATGGATCAATAGCACCTAAAGATGCTTTAACTGAAGCAGCTAAAATCTTAATTCACCACTTTATGTTATTCTCTGATGAGCGTATCACTTTAGAGGCTGATGAGATTGCACAAACTGAAACTTATGATGAGGAATCTCTACATATGCGTCAGTTATTAAAAACAAAATTAGTTGATATGGATTTATCTGTACGTGCGCTAAATTGTTTAAAAGCAGCTGAAGTAGATACATTAGGTGATTTGGTATCATTTAATAAAAATGATTTAATGAAATTCCGTAATTTCGGTAAAAAATCTTTAACTGAATTGGACGAATTAGTTCATAATAAAGGTTTAAGTTTTGGAATGGATTTGAGTAAATATAAATTAGACAAAGATTAA
- the rpsD gene encoding 30S ribosomal protein S4, with amino-acid sequence MARYTGPKTKIARKFGEAIFGEDKSFEKRNYPPGQHGNNRRRGKKSEYAIQLAEKQKAKYTYGILEKQFSNLFKKASASTGVTGEILLQLCESRLDNVVYRLGIAPSRSGARQLVSHRHITVNGELVSIPSFSLKAGDVVAVREKSKSLVAIEDSLANRNDVYEWLTWNSDTKQGNFVSVPERIQIPENIKEQLIVELYSK; translated from the coding sequence ATGGCAAGATATACAGGACCAAAAACTAAAATTGCTCGTAAATTTGGCGAAGCAATTTTTGGAGAAGATAAATCTTTCGAAAAAAGAAATTATCCTCCAGGACAACATGGAAACAATAGACGTAGAGGAAAAAAATCTGAATACGCTATTCAATTAGCTGAAAAGCAAAAAGCAAAATATACTTACGGAATTTTAGAAAAACAATTCTCTAATTTATTTAAAAAAGCATCTGCTTCTACAGGAGTAACAGGTGAAATTTTACTTCAATTATGTGAATCTCGTTTAGATAATGTTGTATATAGATTAGGAATTGCTCCTAGTCGTAGTGGTGCACGTCAATTAGTTTCTCATCGTCATATTACTGTAAATGGTGAATTAGTTAGTATTCCTTCTTTTTCATTAAAAGCTGGTGATGTTGTAGCTGTAAGAGAAAAATCAAAATCGTTAGTAGCTATTGAAGATTCTTTAGCTAATAGAAATGATGTTTACGAATGGCTTACTTGGAATTCTGATACAAAACAAGGAAACTTTGTTAGTGTCCCTGAAAGAATTCAAATTCCAGAAAACATCAAGGAACAATTAATCGTAGAGTTATACTCTAAATAA
- the rpsK gene encoding 30S ribosomal protein S11, which produces MAKTSSKKRKVIVETVGEAHITASFNNIIISLTNKRGDVISWSSAGKMGFRGSKKNTPYAAQLAAEDCARVAHEAGMRKVKVFVKGPGNGRESAIRSIHNLGIEVSEIIDVTPLPHNGCRPPKRRRV; this is translated from the coding sequence ATGGCGAAAACTAGTTCAAAAAAACGTAAAGTTATAGTTGAAACTGTGGGTGAAGCACACATCACAGCTTCATTCAACAATATTATTATTTCACTTACAAATAAAAGAGGTGATGTAATATCTTGGTCATCAGCAGGGAAAATGGGATTTAGAGGTTCTAAAAAGAATACTCCTTATGCTGCTCAGTTAGCTGCAGAAGATTGTGCACGTGTTGCACATGAGGCAGGAATGAGAAAAGTTAAAGTCTTTGTAAAAGGACCTGGTAACGGTAGAGAATCTGCAATTAGATCTATTCATAATTTAGGAATCGAAGTTTCTGAAATTATTGATGTTACTCCATTACCACATAATGGTTGTAGACCACCAAAAAGAAGAAGAGTATAA
- the rpsM gene encoding 30S ribosomal protein S13, whose amino-acid sequence MARIAGIDIPKNKRGVIALTYIFGIGKSKAKEILAAAKVDESTKVQDWTDEEIHSIREAVGTLTIEGELRSEIQLSIKRLMDIGCYRGIRHRSGLPLRGQRTKNNSRTRKGKRKTVANKKKATK is encoded by the coding sequence ATGGCAAGAATAGCAGGTATTGATATTCCTAAAAATAAAAGAGGTGTTATTGCGTTAACATATATTTTTGGAATTGGAAAAAGCAAAGCTAAAGAAATTTTAGCTGCAGCAAAAGTAGATGAAAGTACAAAAGTTCAAGATTGGACGGATGAAGAGATTCACAGTATTCGTGAAGCTGTTGGTACATTAACTATTGAAGGTGAATTACGTTCAGAAATTCAATTAAGCATTAAGCGATTAATGGATATTGGATGTTACAGAGGAATTCGTCATAGATCAGGTTTACCATTAAGAGGTCAAAGAACTAAGAATAATTCTAGAACCAGAAAAGGTAAACGTAAGACTGTAGCTAATAAGAAAAAGGCAACTAAATAA
- the ykgO gene encoding type B 50S ribosomal protein L36, with translation MKVRASVKKRSAECKIVRRKGRLYVINKKNPRFKQRQG, from the coding sequence ATGAAAGTTAGAGCTTCAGTAAAAAAGAGAAGTGCCGAGTGCAAGATTGTGCGTAGAAAAGGCAGATTATATGTAATCAACAAAAAGAATCCTAGATTTAAACAAAGACAAGGATAA
- the infA gene encoding translation initiation factor IF-1 — MAKQPAIQQDGTITEALSNAMFRVELENGHIVTAHISGKMRMHYIKLLPGDKVKLEMSPYDLTKARITYRY; from the coding sequence ATGGCAAAACAACCAGCAATACAACAAGACGGAACAATTACAGAAGCATTGTCTAATGCAATGTTTCGTGTAGAGTTGGAAAATGGACACATTGTAACAGCTCATATTTCAGGGAAGATGCGTATGCATTATATTAAATTATTACCTGGAGATAAAGTTAAGTTAGAGATGAGTCCATATGACTTAACAAAAGCAAGAATTACTTACAGATATTAA
- the secY gene encoding preprotein translocase subunit SecY, whose amino-acid sequence MKKFIQTIKDIWIIEELRNKILLTLGFMAIYRFAAQVPLPGIDIAVAQTALENQTSGGGILGLLDMFTGGAFAQASIVALGIMPYISASIVVQLMGIAVPYLQKLQKDGESGRKKINQITRWLTIAITMVQGPAYITNIYQLIPSSAFYISGSMFWISSMVILTSGTVFAMWLGEKITDKGIGNGISLLIMIGIIARFPASFIQEAVSKLTASNGGAIMILIELIVWFLVIMVCVYLVTAVRRIAVQYARKTVAGNIKNVTGARDYLPLKLNSSGVMPIIFAQAIMFAPALLQRSSNDTIKEIGIQFSDMFGFWYNVLFALLIIIFSYFYTAITIPTNKMADDLKRSGGFIPGIRPGKDTADMLDRVLSLITFPGSLFLALVAILPAIVVKFGLTQSWALFYGGTSLLIMVGVAIDTIQQINSHLLNRHYDGLMKKGTKRKSVT is encoded by the coding sequence ATGAAAAAATTTATTCAAACCATTAAAGACATTTGGATTATAGAAGAACTTAGAAATAAGATTCTATTAACTCTTGGATTTATGGCTATCTATCGTTTTGCGGCTCAAGTTCCGCTTCCAGGTATTGATATTGCTGTTGCACAAACTGCATTAGAAAATCAAACTAGTGGAGGGGGAATTTTAGGATTACTTGATATGTTTACTGGAGGTGCTTTTGCACAGGCATCAATTGTTGCTTTAGGTATTATGCCTTATATATCAGCTTCAATTGTTGTTCAGTTAATGGGTATAGCAGTTCCTTATTTACAAAAATTGCAAAAAGATGGTGAAAGTGGAAGAAAAAAAATCAATCAGATTACACGTTGGTTAACTATCGCTATTACTATGGTTCAAGGTCCAGCTTATATTACTAATATCTATCAATTAATACCTTCTTCAGCATTTTATATTAGCGGAAGTATGTTTTGGATAAGTTCAATGGTAATTTTAACTTCTGGAACTGTTTTTGCAATGTGGTTAGGTGAAAAAATTACTGATAAAGGAATTGGTAATGGTATTTCATTATTAATTATGATTGGTATTATTGCACGTTTTCCAGCATCCTTTATTCAAGAGGCTGTTTCTAAACTAACAGCATCAAATGGAGGAGCAATTATGATATTAATTGAACTAATAGTTTGGTTCTTAGTTATAATGGTTTGTGTTTATTTAGTAACTGCTGTTCGAAGAATAGCTGTTCAATATGCTAGAAAAACAGTAGCAGGTAATATTAAAAATGTAACTGGTGCCAGAGATTATTTACCTTTAAAATTAAATTCATCAGGTGTAATGCCAATTATATTTGCACAAGCAATTATGTTTGCTCCAGCATTGTTACAACGTTCTAGTAACGATACAATAAAAGAGATTGGTATTCAGTTTTCAGATATGTTTGGTTTTTGGTATAATGTATTATTTGCATTGTTAATAATAATTTTTAGTTATTTTTACACCGCAATTACAATACCAACAAATAAAATGGCTGATGATTTAAAACGAAGCGGAGGATTTATTCCTGGAATAAGACCAGGTAAAGATACTGCTGATATGCTAGATAGAGTATTATCATTAATAACATTTCCAGGTTCATTATTTTTAGCTCTTGTAGCTATTTTACCAGCAATTGTTGTTAAATTTGGATTGACTCAATCTTGGGCATTATTTTATGGTGGTACCTCTTTATTGATTATGGTTGGAGTTGCAATAGACACCATTCAACAAATAAATTCTCATTTATTAAATCGTCATTATGATGGTTTAATGAAAAAAGGAACTAAAAGAAAATCAGTAACATAA
- the rplO gene encoding 50S ribosomal protein L15 — MTLNNLKPAAGSVKSQGKRIGRGQGSGKGGTATRGHKGAKSRSGYSRKVGFEGGQMPLQRRVPKFGFTNMNRKEYAGINLHKLQELVDNGKITDTVTLDILIENRLAGKNDLVKILGNGELKAKLNITVHKFTATAKAAIENAGGTAETL, encoded by the coding sequence ATGACATTAAATAACTTAAAACCTGCTGCAGGATCTGTTAAATCTCAGGGAAAAAGAATTGGTAGAGGCCAAGGCTCTGGTAAAGGCGGAACTGCAACAAGAGGTCACAAAGGGGCAAAATCTCGTTCAGGATATTCTAGAAAAGTTGGTTTTGAAGGTGGTCAAATGCCTTTACAAAGACGTGTACCTAAATTTGGTTTTACTAATATGAACCGTAAAGAATATGCAGGTATTAACTTGCATAAATTACAAGAATTGGTTGATAATGGTAAAATTACAGATACAGTTACATTAGATATTTTAATTGAAAATAGATTAGCTGGTAAAAACGACTTAGTTAAAATACTAGGAAACGGTGAATTAAAAGCTAAATTAAACATAACTGTTCATAAATTTACAGCAACTGCAAAAGCTGCAATTGAAAATGCTGGTGGTACAGCAGAAACGTTATAA
- the rpmD gene encoding 50S ribosomal protein L30, with protein sequence MAKIKVTQVKSKIRRPQNQKRTLEALGLHKIDQVVEHEATPAILGMVNTVKHLISVEEVK encoded by the coding sequence ATGGCAAAAATTAAAGTAACACAAGTGAAAAGTAAAATTAGACGTCCTCAAAATCAAAAAAGAACTCTTGAGGCTCTAGGTTTACATAAGATTGACCAAGTAGTAGAACATGAGGCTACTCCAGCAATCCTTGGAATGGTAAATACAGTTAAACACTTAATTTCTGTTGAAGAAGTTAAATAA
- the rpsE gene encoding 30S ribosomal protein S5, with the protein MYHKYKNVERVKPSGLELQDHLVGVQRVTKVTKGGRAFGFSAIVVVGDGNGVVGHGLGKSKDVASAIAKAIEDAKKNLVRIPIIKQTLPHEQKGKFGGARVFLKPASHGTGVIAGGAVRAVLDSVGVHDVLSKSQGSSNPHNVVKATFDALLQLRSASMIAKERGISLEKVFKG; encoded by the coding sequence ATGTATCATAAATACAAAAACGTAGAAAGAGTAAAACCTAGCGGGTTAGAACTACAAGATCACTTAGTAGGTGTACAAAGAGTTACTAAAGTAACTAAAGGGGGTAGAGCATTCGGATTTTCAGCTATTGTTGTAGTTGGAGACGGAAATGGTGTTGTTGGTCACGGATTAGGTAAATCTAAAGATGTAGCGTCAGCAATTGCAAAAGCAATTGAAGATGCAAAGAAAAATTTAGTAAGAATTCCAATTATTAAACAAACTTTACCACACGAACAAAAAGGTAAATTTGGTGGAGCAAGAGTATTTTTAAAACCAGCTTCACACGGTACAGGAGTTATTGCAGGTGGTGCAGTACGTGCGGTACTTGATTCTGTTGGAGTACACGATGTACTTTCAAAATCACAAGGATCATCAAACCCACATAATGTTGTAAAAGCTACATTTGATGCTTTATTACAATTGCGTAGTGCTAGCATGATTGCAAAAGAAAGAGGAATTTCTTTAGAAAAAGTATTTAAAGGATAA
- the rplR gene encoding 50S ribosomal protein L18 has protein sequence MALSKLERRIRIKHRIRKIVLGTATKPRLSVFRSNKEIYAQLIDDNAGTTLVSVSSRDKDIEATGSKLEVSKAVGKAIAEKASKAGIETVAFDRNGFLYHGRVKALADAAREAGLKF, from the coding sequence ATGGCATTATCAAAGCTTGAAAGAAGAATTAGAATTAAGCATAGAATTAGAAAAATTGTTTTAGGTACAGCTACTAAACCTAGGTTATCTGTATTTAGAAGTAACAAAGAAATTTATGCTCAATTAATAGATGACAATGCAGGTACTACTTTAGTATCAGTATCATCAAGAGATAAAGACATTGAAGCTACAGGTTCAAAATTAGAAGTTTCTAAAGCAGTAGGAAAAGCTATCGCAGAGAAAGCTTCTAAAGCAGGAATAGAAACTGTTGCATTCGATAGAAATGGATTTTTGTATCACGGTAGAGTGAAAGCTCTAGCAGACGCTGCAAGAGAAGCAGGTTTAAAATTTTAG
- the rplF gene encoding 50S ribosomal protein L6, with translation MSRIGNNPVAIPEGVTLDIKDNVVTVKGKLGALTQEIKDDITVKVEDGSVIVERPSDSKNHKAKHGLYRSLLNNMIKGVSIGWTKELELVGVGYRASNQGQVLDLALGFSHNIVIDVAPEVKVETISEKGKNPIVKLTSFDKQLVGAVAAKIRSMRKPEPYKGKGVKFVGEILRRKAGKSA, from the coding sequence ATGTCAAGAATAGGAAATAACCCAGTTGCTATACCAGAAGGTGTTACATTAGATATAAAAGATAATGTAGTTACTGTAAAAGGTAAGTTGGGAGCGTTAACGCAAGAAATTAAAGATGATATTACTGTTAAAGTTGAAGATGGTTCAGTTATAGTTGAACGTCCTTCAGATAGTAAAAACCATAAAGCAAAACATGGTTTATACAGATCTTTATTAAATAATATGATAAAAGGTGTTTCAATTGGATGGACTAAAGAATTAGAACTTGTAGGTGTTGGTTATAGAGCTAGCAACCAAGGACAAGTTTTAGATTTAGCTTTAGGTTTTTCACATAATATTGTGATTGATGTAGCTCCAGAAGTAAAAGTTGAAACTATTTCAGAAAAAGGGAAAAACCCTATCGTAAAATTAACTTCATTCGACAAACAACTTGTTGGAGCAGTTGCAGCAAAGATTCGTTCTATGCGTAAACCTGAACCATACAAAGGAAAAGGAGTTAAATTTGTAGGAGAAATATTAAGAAGAAAAGCAGGTAAATCTGCATAA
- the rpsH gene encoding 30S ribosomal protein S8 has protein sequence MITDPIADYLTRVRNAIMASHRVVEIPASKITKEITKILFDQGYILSYKFDDAGFQGTIKIALKYDKATKASVIKKLQRISTPGLRKYVGANDMPRVLNGLGIAIVSTSRGVMTNKQAREEHVGGEVLCYVY, from the coding sequence ATGATTACAGATCCAATCGCGGACTATCTAACTAGAGTTAGAAATGCAATTATGGCAAGTCATAGAGTCGTTGAAATTCCGGCTTCAAAAATCACTAAAGAAATAACTAAGATTTTATTTGATCAAGGTTATATTTTAAGTTATAAATTTGATGATGCAGGTTTTCAAGGTACTATAAAAATTGCCTTAAAATATGACAAAGCAACAAAAGCTTCTGTTATAAAAAAATTACAACGTATCAGTACACCAGGTTTACGTAAATACGTTGGAGCAAATGATATGCCACGTGTATTAAACGGACTAGGTATAGCTATAGTATCTACATCTAGAGGTGTTATGACTAATAAGCAAGCTAGGGAAGAGCATGTTGGTGGAGAAGTTTTATGTTACGTATATTAA
- the rpsN gene encoding 30S ribosomal protein S14 produces MAKESMKAREVKRKKLVEKYADKRKALKEAGDYEALQKLPKNASPVRMHNRCKLTGRPKGYMRQFGISRVTFREMANQGLIPGVKKASW; encoded by the coding sequence ATGGCTAAAGAATCAATGAAAGCCCGTGAGGTTAAAAGAAAAAAGTTAGTTGAAAAGTATGCTGATAAACGTAAAGCTTTAAAAGAAGCTGGAGATTATGAAGCATTACAAAAATTACCGAAAAATGCATCACCAGTACGTATGCATAATCGTTGTAAATTAACTGGAAGACCAAAAGGGTACATGAGACAATTTGGTATTTCACGTGTTACATTCCGTGAAATGGCAAACCAAGGTTTAATACCAGGCGTTAAAAAAGCTAGTTGGTAA
- the rplE gene encoding 50S ribosomal protein L5: protein MAYIPRLKEEYSNRVVKALTEEFSYKNIMQVPKLQKIVISKGVGAAVADKKLIDYAVDELTKISGQKAISTVSKKDVAAFKLRKGVPIGAKVTLRGTKMYEFLDRLVTASLPRVRDFNGIKANGFDGRGNYNLGITEQIIFPEIDIDKVNKISGMDITFVTSANTDKEAKSLLSELGLPFKKN, encoded by the coding sequence ATGGCTTATATACCAAGACTTAAAGAAGAATATAGTAATAGAGTTGTAAAAGCTCTTACTGAAGAGTTCAGTTACAAAAACATTATGCAAGTACCTAAATTACAAAAAATTGTAATTAGTAAAGGTGTTGGTGCAGCTGTAGCTGATAAGAAATTAATAGATTATGCTGTTGATGAATTGACTAAAATTTCTGGTCAAAAAGCAATATCTACTGTATCTAAAAAAGATGTAGCAGCTTTTAAATTACGTAAAGGTGTGCCAATTGGTGCTAAAGTAACTTTACGTGGTACAAAAATGTACGAATTTTTAGATAGATTGGTTACTGCATCTCTACCTCGTGTAAGGGACTTTAACGGAATCAAGGCAAATGGTTTTGATGGTAGAGGAAACTATAATTTAGGTATTACTGAACAAATCATTTTCCCAGAAATTGATATTGATAAAGTAAACAAAATTAGTGGTATGGATATTACATTTGTAACATCTGCCAATACTGATAAAGAAGCAAAATCATTATTAAGTGAATTAGGTTTACCATTTAAAAAGAATTAA
- the rplX gene encoding 50S ribosomal protein L24 → MKLKIKSGDTVRVMAGDHKGEEGKVVTIFPNKNRAIVEGVNMISKHSKPSAQNPQGGIVKKEASIHISNLMLLEGDNVTKVGYRVEGETKVRFSKKSDKAI, encoded by the coding sequence ATGAAATTAAAGATAAAATCAGGAGATACTGTTAGAGTAATGGCAGGAGATCATAAAGGAGAAGAAGGAAAAGTTGTTACAATTTTTCCAAATAAAAACAGAGCGATTGTTGAAGGTGTTAATATGATATCTAAACATTCAAAACCTAGCGCACAAAATCCACAAGGTGGAATTGTTAAAAAGGAAGCTTCAATTCATATATCTAACTTAATGTTACTTGAAGGAGATAACGTTACTAAAGTAGGTTATAGAGTTGAAGGTGAAACAAAAGTTAGGTTCTCTAAAAAATCTGATAAAGCAATTTAG
- the rplN gene encoding 50S ribosomal protein L14: MLQTESRLRVADNTGAKEVLVIRVLGGTKKRYASIGDKIVVSIKDATPNGSVKKGQVSKAVVVRTKKEIRRKDGSYIRFDDNACVLLNADTEDMKGTRVFGPVARELREKQFMKIVSLAPEVL; encoded by the coding sequence ATGTTACAGACAGAATCAAGATTAAGAGTCGCAGATAATACTGGAGCTAAAGAGGTTTTAGTAATTAGAGTTTTAGGAGGAACTAAAAAACGTTACGCTTCTATTGGAGATAAAATTGTTGTTAGTATTAAAGATGCTACACCAAATGGATCTGTTAAAAAAGGTCAAGTTTCTAAAGCAGTGGTTGTTAGGACGAAGAAAGAAATTAGAAGAAAAGATGGATCTTATATCCGTTTTGACGATAATGCTTGTGTATTATTAAATGCAGATACTGAAGACATGAAAGGAACTCGTGTTTTTGGTCCTGTTGCAAGAGAACTTCGTGAAAAACAATTTATGAAAATTGTATCATTAGCACCTGAAGTGCTTTAA
- the rpsQ gene encoding 30S ribosomal protein S17, with translation MEKRNLRKERIGVVSSNKMEKSIVVAEVKKMKHPMYGKFVLSTKKYVAHDEKNDCNIGDTVRIMETRPMSKSKRWRLVEILERAK, from the coding sequence ATGGAAAAAAGAAATCTTAGAAAAGAGAGAATAGGTGTAGTTTCAAGTAATAAAATGGAGAAATCTATTGTTGTTGCTGAAGTTAAAAAAATGAAGCACCCTATGTACGGAAAATTCGTGTTAAGCACTAAAAAGTATGTTGCTCACGATGAGAAAAATGATTGCAATATTGGAGATACTGTTAGAATAATGGAAACACGTCCAATGAGTAAATCAAAACGTTGGAGATTAGTAGAAATCCTAGAAAGAGCTAAATAA
- the rpmC gene encoding 50S ribosomal protein L29, producing the protein MKQSEIIELSTEELQDKLGSLKKSYTDLKMAHSISPLETPLQLRVLRRTVARVATELTKRELQ; encoded by the coding sequence ATGAAACAATCAGAAATTATAGAATTATCAACTGAAGAGTTACAAGATAAACTTGGAAGTTTAAAGAAAAGTTATACAGATCTTAAAATGGCTCATTCAATATCGCCGTTGGAAACTCCACTGCAATTGAGAGTACTTAGAAGAACTGTAGCGCGTGTAGCTACAGAATTAACAAAAAGAGAATTACAATAA
- the rplP gene encoding 50S ribosomal protein L16, whose protein sequence is MLQPKRVKYRKVQKAKGNMTGNSQRGHQLSNGMFGIKSLEQNLLTSRQIEAARIAATRHMKRQGQLWIKIFPDKPITKKPLEVRMGKGKGAPEYFVAVVKPGRIMFEVGGVPADVAKEALRLAAQKLPVKTKFVVARDFDNA, encoded by the coding sequence ATGTTACAGCCAAAGAGAGTTAAATATCGTAAAGTACAGAAGGCGAAAGGGAATATGACCGGAAATTCTCAAAGAGGACATCAACTTTCCAACGGAATGTTTGGTATAAAATCTTTAGAACAAAACCTACTTACTTCTCGTCAAATAGAGGCAGCTCGTATTGCAGCTACGCGTCATATGAAAAGGCAAGGACAGTTATGGATTAAAATATTTCCAGACAAGCCTATTACTAAAAAGCCATTAGAAGTACGTATGGGTAAAGGTAAAGGAGCTCCAGAATATTTCGTAGCAGTTGTAAAGCCTGGTAGAATTATGTTTGAAGTTGGAGGTGTTCCTGCAGATGTTGCAAAAGAAGCCTTACGTTTAGCAGCACAAAAACTACCTGTTAAAACAAAGTTTGTTGTAGCTAGAGATTTTGATAACGCTTAA